DNA from Biomphalaria glabrata chromosome 14, xgBioGlab47.1, whole genome shotgun sequence:
TTGTAGACCATATCTATAGTGCATTCTCGACATACGGATATTTGCAACTATACCTAATGTTTTAGATTTcctaacattaaacatacattGACTTGGTTCTCACGTACACTACGTTATCTTAAGGGACACTCAAGTGTCGCCAGTTTAAAAATGGCTTCTTTTTTTACATCCAAAAAGTAATGGCCATTTGACTGTTGATCAAGATATTTATCTCAGATAATCTCATGGAGTCTTAAACTCTAAACCCAACCCACTTTTGTTCATGCCATCCTCGGATCCACAATGGGTATGTGTCGTAATGTCGCTGTCACGATAGCCCACTCGTTTTTTACCGTAGATCCAGACAAGAGCTCCGGAACTCCCAGGGCAGGTTGGGGCATTGTACTTGTACTCAGTCCAGACAGTACCTTTGTTGCTTTCATCGCTATTAATACTTTGAACCTGGATGCAGGAGCCGAAGCTGATAGTTTTAGGCCACCTATGCGGATGCCCCACAATGACAGTCAGGTTGTAGCTCGGGTTTGTTTCTAAAGGATGACTACAAAAGTATTCCTCAAACTCTTTTGCGGAATCTCTTAGCTTTTGGATCTTCTCAACTATTCTTATGTCATGGGTGATGCAGCTCAATATAGTCCTGTCCGCCTCAGCATTGTAGTTGACGATTCTGTAACCTGGAAGTGTCACTGTAGAATTTGTGATGTCCTCACTATCGAAGTGTAGCTTGACGTACGTTCGTCTTGCTTCGTAGTTGTCAAAGACGACGTGATGGGCAGTGGTGACGTACACCTCATAAAACTCTCTTCCAGCGTTCTTTGGATCTTTACATTCTGGGCATGGGCAGTGTCCACCTTTATGAGTATATTTAAGGGGGATATAAACACTCCCGCTTCCAATTCTTGCACCAAGCTGATCTTTAAAGTTGTCTGAAGCTGATCGATTCTTGCTAGTGGCAAAGACTTCAATCATACAAGTCAAGTTAATCAGGCATCGACACAGTTCATACATTTTTGGAGtctgaaatagaaaaattaaattaagaaaatCTAAAGAAATTTAGAGTACCaaagacttttgtttttgtatcccCAGCTTAAGAACTTCTAACCATTTCATTCATTGTTCCCattatatattttaacattCTGATCAACtatcctacttttttttttaaatcatctgATCAAAGatcctagtttttttttttattatttatttctaatcaTCTGATCAATAatcctagattttttttaccatcTGATAAActatcatatttttaacatattttatccatctatccaactattcttattttttttaaccgtcTGATCAAAtatgctccttttttttttaatttatttttaatcatcTGAACAACTatcctagtttttttttttatttttaaccatGTGATGTTGATGAAATGTTATATGGTAGGAAGAGTTGTGCCCATTCAAAAGGGAAACTACTCTGATAGCCAAGATGGCTGATTAAACTTATATGTATTTACTTGAGAGTGTTCTTAGTTcaagtttttatattttagtatcCATcgtaacatggtggcagcggtgtaCACATCTAATAAAGGTAAACGATAACCTAGAGAAACTTGGAGGAAAATATAAGAAAACAGCAGCTAAAACGGCAACTGCTAACAGATATTTCCCAGTACCGTAACCGCTATTGCAAACAGGCAATATGGCGGCCAATTGGAAAAGATTCAGAAGAGACTGGGATAACTATGGAAAGGCCACGAAACTCACAACAGAGACAGAAGAGATACGTGTAGCAACTCTAATGACCATATTTGGAAGTGAGGCAGCAGACGTGTTTGATTCATTTGGAAAAGGgcaggagaaaaaaataaatgaaatttttaaGAGTGTTGAAGAGTTCTATGTTGGGAGAACCAATGAAACATAAGAGAGATATGTCTTCAGTACGAGAAGACAAGGGGAAGATGAGAACATTGACTCGTACATAACTGCCCTGAAGAAACTGGCAAGAGAGTCTGATTAGGGACCGAATTATCTTAGGGGTTAGAAGAGAAAACTGAAAGATGAAACTGTTGCAAGACGATGCACTAACCTTACAGAAATGCATACATGTGTGTAGGATATATGAAAGATCACAAAGGCAAATGAAGGATATTAGAGAAGGACGAAACGAACTTTTGGACAAACCAACGATTGAAAGAATCTCAACATCTAAGTCAGGCTCAAAATACCGAAAGGAATATCAACAGAGTGACAAAGGGCCAAGACAAAGGAAAACATGTACATTTTGCAAAGGCGACCATAAATACATAAAGGAAAAATGTCCGGTCTGTGGAAAATCATGTCACATTTGTAGAGGCAGGAATCATTTCGCCTCAgtctgcaaaaagaaaatatacagcATTACTCAAGCAAATGATCTAACATGCCTGCTAGGATTATCAACACTGAGGAAGATAGAACTCATTCACATAAATGAAGACCGATTTATTGCCAAAGTCGAAGCCACAGGGAACAAACATCAAAACATTGACCCACTCGGTGACTTGGGCGTGGCCAAATTGAAAATAGAGAAAACAGTGAGGCCCAAAGTCCTACCTTGTAGAAGAAATCCGATAGCATTAAAAGAGAAAGTCAGGGTCGAACTAAACTCATTAGTTGAACGAGGAATTCTGGAAAGAATAACTGAGCCCATATAGTGAGTTAGCCAAATGGTATTGGTAGAGAAATCAGATGGCAGGATCAGAATCTGCATTGATCCTCAACCCTTGAACAAGGCACTACTGAGGTAGCATTACAACCTAACAACACTAGAAGACATTTTCGCTAAATGGGTAACGCCAAGATATTTAGCAAAGTCGACATTCAGGAAACTTTTGGGCATATCAAAGTAGACCTGGACTCATCAGGTCTCACTGCAATGGCGATCCCATTCggt
Protein-coding regions in this window:
- the LOC106073631 gene encoding uncharacterized protein LOC106073631 isoform X1, producing the protein MKRLLPELTKELYTDKESMMPTDKGTKMRGTKGRLNYEVTYRNKEAQENSASSCTKNPGHEGFIFAENFSIESLPESFRTPKMYELCRCLINLTCMIEVFATSKNRSASDNFKDQLGARIGSGSVYIPLKYTHKGGHCPCPECKDPKNAGREFYEVYVTTAHHVVFDNYEARRTYVKLHFDSEDITNSTVTLPGYRIVNYNAEADRTILSCITHDIRIVEKIQKLRDSAKEFEEYFCSHPLETNPSYNLTVIVGHPHRWPKTISFGSCIQVQSINSDESNKGTVWTEYKYNAPTCPGSSGALVWIYGKKRVGYRDSDITTHTHCGSEDGMNKSGLGLEFKTP
- the LOC106073631 gene encoding uncharacterized protein LOC106073631 isoform X4, whose product is MMPTDKGTKMRGTKGRLNYEVTYRNKEAQENSASSCTKNPGHEGFIFAENFSIESLPESFRTPKMYELCRCLINLTCMIEVFATSKNRSASDNFKDQLGARIGSGSVYIPLKYTHKGGHCPCPECKDPKNAGREFYEVYVTTAHHVVFDNYEARRTYVKLHFDSEDITNSTVTLPGYRIVNYNAEADRTILSCITHDIRIVEKIQKLRDSAKEFEEYFCSHPLETNPSYNLTVIVGHPHRWPKTISFGSCIQVQSINSDESNKGTVWTEYKYNAPTCPGSSGALVWIYGKKRVGYRDSDITTHTHCGSEDGMNKSGLGLEFKTP
- the LOC106073631 gene encoding uncharacterized protein LOC106073631 isoform X3 produces the protein MLYTDKESMMPTDKGTKMRGTKGRLNYEVTYRNKEAQENSASSCTKNPGHEGFIFAENFSIESLPESFRTPKMYELCRCLINLTCMIEVFATSKNRSASDNFKDQLGARIGSGSVYIPLKYTHKGGHCPCPECKDPKNAGREFYEVYVTTAHHVVFDNYEARRTYVKLHFDSEDITNSTVTLPGYRIVNYNAEADRTILSCITHDIRIVEKIQKLRDSAKEFEEYFCSHPLETNPSYNLTVIVGHPHRWPKTISFGSCIQVQSINSDESNKGTVWTEYKYNAPTCPGSSGALVWIYGKKRVGYRDSDITTHTHCGSEDGMNKSGLGLEFKTP